The genomic DNA TGACAGTGAGCATTCAGCTATTTTTCAATGCTTGAATGGTGAGCGTATGAAAGATGTGGAACATATTACTCTCACGGCATCAGGTGGTTCTTTTCGTGATTTGACAAGGGAACAGCTCCGGGAGGTTACGGTAGAAGATGCATTGAAGCACCCCAATTGGTCGATGGGTGCCAAAATTACGATTGACTCGGCAACGATGGTAAACAAAGGGCTAGAGGTCATTGAGGCGCATTGGTTGTTCGGACTTGATTATGAGCAGATTCACGTACTATTGCACCCTGAAAGCATCATTCATTCGTATGTAGAATTTGTGGATACCAGTATTGTCGCTCAACTGGGCAACCCTGATATGCGAGTGCCTATCCAATACGCCTTAACCTATCCTGAACGGATGAAGTCTCCGTCCAAGCCGCTGTCACTGGCTGAGGTGGGTAGGCTCCATTTTAAGGAAATGGACTTTAATCGTTTTCCTTGTTTAAGGCTTGCCTTTGAATGTGGTAAAATGGGTGGTACAGCACCAACTGCATTTAATGCGGCTAATGAGATTGCTGTTGCCCGTTTTCTGCGTGGAGAAATTTCTTTTCTGCATATCGAAGCCGTTATTGATCAAGTACTGGAACGGCATGTCAATGTCACTAACCCTGATCTGGCTGCGATTGAAGCCTGTGACCGTGAGGTTCGCAGCATAGCTGCCGGGATATAAGCTGACTTTGGGTTCGGGAAGCGAATTGTGATTCTCTTGTGCGGGATCGGAGAATAATGATAATCTAGGAAGACAAACTCGATCTCATTGAAAGGGGAACGGAAACGATTGGAAACGATTCGAATAGTTTTGATGACGGTGCTCATGTTTTTCGTCATAGTGACGGTGCATGAATGGGGGCATTATTATTTTGCCAAACGCGCCGGGATTCTGGTACGGGAGTTTGCGATCGGTTTCGGTCCGAAACTGTTTTCTTATAAAAGAAACGAGACGCGATTTACACTACGTTTGCTGCCGTTCGGTGGTTTTGCCCGCATGGCGGGAGAAGATCCGGAAATCAATGAAATTGAAGCCGGACAAACAATTGCTGTACGCGTAACGGACGGTATCGTCAAAACCATTTATTTGGACCAATTGGATAACCGTAAAAATGTGGTGCGCGGCGAAGTGCAGCACATTGATCTGGAGCAGGCACTAACTGTAAAATTGGATGTGGATGGCGAAGATCAGCAATATACGGTGCACCCCCAAGCGATGATGGTAACCAAAGGGCAATCCATCCAGATTGCGCCTAAGGATCGACAGTATGGCAGCAAAACAGTAGGACAGCGTTCTATGGCTATTTTTGCCGGACCGCTGATGAATTTTATTCTTGCCTTTGTTCTGTTTGGTCTGCATATCCAGATGGTCGGCGTACAAGTGGACAACCCAACTTATGTTCAGATTAGTGACATTACAGCGGGTATGCCTGCTGCTGAAGCTGATTTGCATAAGGGCGATATCATTGAATCGGTGAACGGGGTTGCGATTGGGGCAAACGTTGAAAATATGATCAAACTGATTGCCGATTCCCAAGACAAGCCGATGAAATGGGTTGTTCGTCGTGATAACAGAACTTTTGATCTGACGATTACACCTCGTGCAATGGAAGGACAAAAGGGTGGTAAAGTGGGCATCGTGCCTGAACTTCCGACACGGCAAGCCGGAGTCGGGGAAACGTTTAAATTTGCTGGACAATCCATGGTACGAACGACCGATATTATTTTCCAGGGGTTTAGTCAGCTTATCCAACGCTTCTCCATTAATGATCTGGGAGGTCCGGTACGTACTTTTGAAGTGACAGGACAAATTGCCAAGCAGGGCATTGAGCAGCTTACGTATTGGACTGCTATAATGAGTCTTTATTTGGGGATATTTAATCTGTTGCCAATTCCTGCGCTGGATGGAAGCAGACTTGTTTTCCTCGGTGTAGAGGCGGTGAGAGGACGTCCAGTTGATCCGAGTAGGGAAGGTATGGTCCATTTCGTTGGTTTTGCCATGCTATTCCTGCTCATGATTGCGGTCACTTATAATGATATTTTACGATTAATTAACGGATAATTAGAGACGGACTTATTTAACAGGGTCTGTATGGGAGGACATGCGTTTCTATGTCGAACGATAAACAGTTTGTTGAGGAAATTACGCCACAGAGCGAAGATTTTTCTCGATGGTATATTGATGTTATTAAAAAAGCAGAGCTGATGGATTACTCCCCGGTTCGCGGGTGTATTGTGTTCCGCCCTGACGGTTTTGAAATTTGGGAGCATATCAAGGAAGCCATGGATGTGCGTTTCAAAGAAACAGGTCATCGCAATGCCTATTTTCCGATGTTCATTCCCGAGAGCTTTTTCCAGAAGGAAAAAGAGCATGTCGAAGGATTTAACCCGGAGCTTCCTTGGGTAACTGAGGCTGGCGGGGAAAAGCTGGAGGAGCGCCTTGCGATCCGTCCAACTTCAGAGACAATGATCGGTCATATGTACTCCAAATGGATTCAATCCTATCGTGATCTGCCAGTGCTTATCAACCAATGGGCCAACGTGGTTCGTTGGGAAAAACGCACGCTTCCTTTCTTGCGTACGAGTGAGTTTTTGTGGCAGGAAGGTCACACTGCTCATGAAAATGAGGAAGAAGCACGCGAAGAAACGATGAAAATGCTGGAAGTATACCGTGAGGTTATCGAGGAAGTACTGGCTATCCCAGTTATTACCGGACAAAAAACACCTTCTGAAAAATTTGCTGGTGCGAAGGATACATTCTCACTGGAAGCGATGATGAAGGATGGACGTGCGGTGCAAGCAGGGACTTCTCACTATATGGGAACCAATTTTGCCGTTGCTTTTGATATTAAATATTTGAGTCGTGAAAATAATCTGGAATTCGCACATACCACTTCATGGGGAACAAGTACACGCTTGATTGGTGCACTGATTATGGTCCATGGGGATGATCGGGGGTTGGCTTTGCCTCCTAAAGTTGCACCTACGCAGGTCATTATGGTTCCTATCGGGCCACCTAAGAAGCGTGACGCAGTTATTGCCCGTGCAGATGAACTGTTCGCTGAACTGAAACAAGCGGGTGTACGTGTGAAAATGGACGACCGCAGTGATGTGAGTCCAGGTTGGAAGTTTAACGAATATGAAATGCGCGGTGTACCGGTGCGTCTGGAAATCGGACCTCGTGATATGGAAAATGGCGTTTGTGTGCTCGTATCCCGTATCAGTGGCGAGAAAAAGATTGTACAGCAGGATAACCTTGCTGAGGAAGTCCATGCTATGCTGGCACAGGTACAGCAGGAAATGTTTGATCGTGCCAAGAGCTTTATGGATGAAAACTTCTATTCCGTAGATACGCTGGATGAAATGAAGGCGCTTATGGAAGAGAAACGCGGCTTTACTTTGGCAGGCTGGTGCGGATCTGAAGAATGTGAAGACAAGGTTAAAGAAGTGACAGGCGCTACAAGCCGCAATATACCTTTTAAAACTACCGAGCAAAAGACCACATGTCTGTGCTGCGGCAAACCAGCCAAGCATACTGTAGTGTTCGCACGGGCGTACTAATAAAGAAGTAAAGCTACACCACTATACTCACTTCATTCTCTCCGCTAACGAGCATAATTGTAAGAGGTTGCTATGGTGGAGGATTGAGGGGGCTACGAAAAGCTTTTGCGGTCGGAGATGTTTTAGACGCAGAAGCTTTTCATGTTTTCAGAATTGTAGATTTGGAATCCTGGGTACGATTAAAGTTGTTAAGTCAATGGAAAACGAGGGGAGAGCCATGAACGGAGCTGAAGAAAAGAGAAAACGGCTGGAACTGCTGATGAAGCAGGTAGTGATGCCGGCGGGAGTGGTGGAACCTTATTTCCTGGACGGTTGGATTGAGCAGGTGGAAATAAGCCGTACCAATAAGGATTGGAATATTATCATCGCCAAGGAAACACTGGTTCCCGCTCAGGTATATCGGGCCTTCTGTATTCAGGTGCAGGAGAAAATGAACCACATCGCTAAAATTACCTTTCGGTTTCGGTATAGTGAGCAGGTTCAGTCTGCGGATATCATCAGTGAATACTGGAAGCTTTTTCTGGAATGGGTGCACCGTGAAATCCCATCCGTGAACGGCTGGATGAACCGGGCTGTACATGAGTGGGAAGAAGGCCTGTTATTGCTGACGATGAGCGATAGCATGTCACTGGAGCTGGCACGCAAAAAGCAGATTGACCAAGCAATCATCAAATTCTACGATAAATATTTTGGTATCTCGATGCGCATTAAAATCCAGGTGGGTGAAAGTAACCAAGAGGCTTTGCAGCAATTCCAAGAGAAAAAGATGCAGGAAGAACGTGAAGTTATTCAGCAGATGATGGAAAGCATGGAATCAGAAATGCCGCCTCTGGATGAAGAGGAAGGAGATGTACGGCTTCAATTTGGCTATGACATCAAGGAGCCGCCTGTTCCGATGCAAGAAATTCAGGATGAAGAGAAGAAAGTCACGTTACAGGGAACGATTTTCGGTCTCGATAGTAAAGAGTTGCGCAATGGCAGTACATTGTTCACTTATTATTTGACTGATTTTAGTGATTCGCTGCAAATGAAAATGTTTGCCAAAACAAAAGAAGATCTAAAAATTCTCAGCTTGCTGGCTAACGGAAAATGGGTTAAGGTCCGCGGCCGCGTCGAATATGATCGTTTTATGCAAATTCCTGAGCTGGTTATGATTCCTTCTGATCTGGTAGAGGTGCAGGCTCCTCCTTCCCGTAAAGATAATGCAGAGGAAAAACGGGTTGAGTTTCACCTTCACACGAAGATGAGCGCGATGGATGCTGTAAGCTCCATTGATCAGTATGTTAAAACGGCCGCCAAGTGGGGGCACAAGGCGATTGCGGTCACTGATCATGGTGGAGTGCAATGTTATCCCGATGCCGCTAAGGCCGCCAAGAAAAACGGAATTAAAATGATTTATGGTATCGAGGCCAATGTGGTCAACGATGCGGTTGAGGTTGTGATGCAGGCACAGCCGCTTAATTTGAAAACAGCGACTTATGTCGTTTTTGATATTGAAACCACTGGTCTGTCAGTCACACAAAATAGAATTATTGAGATTGCTGCTGTCAAGATGCATGAGGGTAAAGAGATAGACCGTTATGCTACCTTTGTAAATCCGCATGAGCGTATTCCGTACAATATCCAGCAACTGACCAACATTAACGATGAAATGGTCAAGGATGCACCGGATGTGGAGCCCGTTATGAAGGAGTTTGTGGCTTTTGCTGGCGATGCTGTACTGGTTGCCCATAATGCGCGATTTGATGTCGGTTTTATTCAGGCTACGCTTAGGAATATGGGATTGCCTGAGATGACGAACCCGGTACTGGATACACTGGAATTAGCCCGTTTGCTGTTTCCAACGATGAAAAATCATCGTCTGAACACATTGACTACCAAATACAAGGTTGCGCTCGAAAGCCATCACCGGGCCATTGATGATACAGTTGCGCTAACGGAAGTGTTGAATGGACTTTTGAATGATGCGGAACAAATTAAAGGTATGAAAATGCTCGACCGCTTGAACGACTATGTTGGTAAGGATTTATCGACCGTTCGTCCTTTCCATTGCTGCATTTATGCGCTTAATCCGATTGGCAAAAAAAATCTGTACAAGCTGGTTTCAATGTCACATACCGAATATTTTAAGCGTGTCCCTTGTATTCCTAAATCGAAATTGTCAGAGATGAGAGACGGGCTGCTTATTATTTCAGGTTGCGAAAAGGGAGAGTTTTTCGAGGCAGTTCTGAACAAGTCGGAGGAGGAAGCCGAGGAAATTGCACAGTTTTATGATGTGCTGGAGATCCAACCTTTAACCATGTACATGCATTTGGTGGAAAAACAACTGGTAAGTGGCCCTGATGCTCTGAAAACGGCAGTTCGTAAAGTATGCGAAATTGGGCGGCGGCTCGATAAGCCCGTTATTGCTACAGGCAATGTTCACTATTTGGAAACGCGTGATAAGCTGTACCGTGATATCACGATACATGGAATTACTGGCTTTAGCCCGTTAAAAGATATCCGGAAACCGGATGCGCATTTGCGCACGACAGACGAAATGCTGGCAGAATTCGAGTTTTTGGGCGAGGAGAAAGCCTATGAAGTCGTTGTGAAGAATACCAGCGAGCTGGCGGAGCGGTTTGAGGAACTGGAGCTGTTCCCTGACAAGCTGTTCACGCCTTTGCTGGATGGGGCAGACGAGGAAATCCGCAATACTTGCTACGAGACGGCTAAATCCATTTATGGTGAGGAATTGCCCGAGGTGGTCGTAGCCCGTCTTGAAAAAGAACTGGAGCCGATTATTAAATACGGTTTCTCTGCCAACTATCTCATTTCCGAGCGACTGGTTAAAAAGTCCAATCAGGATGGATACCTGGTAGGTTCGCGGGGTTCTGTTGGATCTTC from Paenibacillus sp. FSL R10-2782 includes the following:
- the rseP gene encoding RIP metalloprotease RseP, producing METIRIVLMTVLMFFVIVTVHEWGHYYFAKRAGILVREFAIGFGPKLFSYKRNETRFTLRLLPFGGFARMAGEDPEINEIEAGQTIAVRVTDGIVKTIYLDQLDNRKNVVRGEVQHIDLEQALTVKLDVDGEDQQYTVHPQAMMVTKGQSIQIAPKDRQYGSKTVGQRSMAIFAGPLMNFILAFVLFGLHIQMVGVQVDNPTYVQISDITAGMPAAEADLHKGDIIESVNGVAIGANVENMIKLIADSQDKPMKWVVRRDNRTFDLTITPRAMEGQKGGKVGIVPELPTRQAGVGETFKFAGQSMVRTTDIIFQGFSQLIQRFSINDLGGPVRTFEVTGQIAKQGIEQLTYWTAIMSLYLGIFNLLPIPALDGSRLVFLGVEAVRGRPVDPSREGMVHFVGFAMLFLLMIAVTYNDILRLING
- the proS gene encoding proline--tRNA ligase — protein: MSNDKQFVEEITPQSEDFSRWYIDVIKKAELMDYSPVRGCIVFRPDGFEIWEHIKEAMDVRFKETGHRNAYFPMFIPESFFQKEKEHVEGFNPELPWVTEAGGEKLEERLAIRPTSETMIGHMYSKWIQSYRDLPVLINQWANVVRWEKRTLPFLRTSEFLWQEGHTAHENEEEAREETMKMLEVYREVIEEVLAIPVITGQKTPSEKFAGAKDTFSLEAMMKDGRAVQAGTSHYMGTNFAVAFDIKYLSRENNLEFAHTTSWGTSTRLIGALIMVHGDDRGLALPPKVAPTQVIMVPIGPPKKRDAVIARADELFAELKQAGVRVKMDDRSDVSPGWKFNEYEMRGVPVRLEIGPRDMENGVCVLVSRISGEKKIVQQDNLAEEVHAMLAQVQQEMFDRAKSFMDENFYSVDTLDEMKALMEEKRGFTLAGWCGSEECEDKVKEVTGATSRNIPFKTTEQKTTCLCCGKPAKHTVVFARAY
- a CDS encoding 1-deoxy-D-xylulose-5-phosphate reductoisomerase translates to MKRITVLGSTGSIGTQTLDVVSMHPDQFAVEALAGGSNIKLLVEQAHLYQPKKVSVGSKQLAEQIRPLLPSGIELHWGNEGLVELAANTDADMVVTAVMGSVGLHSTLAAIEAGKQIGLANKETLVTAGHLVTERARAKGVPLLPIDSEHSAIFQCLNGERMKDVEHITLTASGGSFRDLTREQLREVTVEDALKHPNWSMGAKITIDSATMVNKGLEVIEAHWLFGLDYEQIHVLLHPESIIHSYVEFVDTSIVAQLGNPDMRVPIQYALTYPERMKSPSKPLSLAEVGRLHFKEMDFNRFPCLRLAFECGKMGGTAPTAFNAANEIAVARFLRGEISFLHIEAVIDQVLERHVNVTNPDLAAIEACDREVRSIAAGI
- a CDS encoding PolC-type DNA polymerase III; the protein is MNGAEEKRKRLELLMKQVVMPAGVVEPYFLDGWIEQVEISRTNKDWNIIIAKETLVPAQVYRAFCIQVQEKMNHIAKITFRFRYSEQVQSADIISEYWKLFLEWVHREIPSVNGWMNRAVHEWEEGLLLLTMSDSMSLELARKKQIDQAIIKFYDKYFGISMRIKIQVGESNQEALQQFQEKKMQEEREVIQQMMESMESEMPPLDEEEGDVRLQFGYDIKEPPVPMQEIQDEEKKVTLQGTIFGLDSKELRNGSTLFTYYLTDFSDSLQMKMFAKTKEDLKILSLLANGKWVKVRGRVEYDRFMQIPELVMIPSDLVEVQAPPSRKDNAEEKRVEFHLHTKMSAMDAVSSIDQYVKTAAKWGHKAIAVTDHGGVQCYPDAAKAAKKNGIKMIYGIEANVVNDAVEVVMQAQPLNLKTATYVVFDIETTGLSVTQNRIIEIAAVKMHEGKEIDRYATFVNPHERIPYNIQQLTNINDEMVKDAPDVEPVMKEFVAFAGDAVLVAHNARFDVGFIQATLRNMGLPEMTNPVLDTLELARLLFPTMKNHRLNTLTTKYKVALESHHRAIDDTVALTEVLNGLLNDAEQIKGMKMLDRLNDYVGKDLSTVRPFHCCIYALNPIGKKNLYKLVSMSHTEYFKRVPCIPKSKLSEMRDGLLIISGCEKGEFFEAVLNKSEEEAEEIAQFYDVLEIQPLTMYMHLVEKQLVSGPDALKTAVRKVCEIGRRLDKPVIATGNVHYLETRDKLYRDITIHGITGFSPLKDIRKPDAHLRTTDEMLAEFEFLGEEKAYEVVVKNTSELAERFEELELFPDKLFTPLLDGADEEIRNTCYETAKSIYGEELPEVVVARLEKELEPIIKYGFSANYLISERLVKKSNQDGYLVGSRGSVGSSVVATFLGISEVNPLPAHYICGNPECRHSEWILDGSVPSGFDLPDKNCPQCGGKLKGEGQDIPFETFLGFKGDKVPDIDLNFSGEYQPVAHNYTKVLFGEKSVFRAGTIGTVAEKTAFGFAKKYEEAHHKKWRGAELNRLASGCTGVKRSTGQHPGGIVVVPDYIEVEDITPVQFPADDTSSEWKTTHFDYHAFDANLLKLDILGHDDPTMMRMLQDLTGVDPTTIPMNDPKVMSMFNSTEALGVTPQQIRTPVATYGVPEMGTKFVRQMLVESQPSSFADLLQISGLSHGTGVWLGNAQDLIKNNTCNIKTVIGCRDDIMLFLIYKAGMDAGLAFKITESVRKGKGLSAEWIEEMKKCKVPQWYIDSCLKIQYMFPKAHAAAYVISAVRTAYFKLYYPIEYYATYFSVRAADFDIELCCQGYDAIARKIVEIEQLGFQAPPKEKGMLPILEMALEMTARGFSFKTIDLYRSEATRFKVDGDSLIPPFGALQGIGDNAARNIAASREQGEFLSVEDFQQKSKASKTIVEMLSQMGCFRGLPESNQLSLF